From the genome of Fusarium oxysporum f. sp. lycopersici 4287 chromosome 3, whole genome shotgun sequence, one region includes:
- a CDS encoding hypothetical protein (At least one base has a quality score < 10) yields MDAYVEWVKKVLEEEIEKVETKISTLDPATREFKDSTESLAYLRSVQPGKPITKDQYMRKEYGESLDEFIFCSLDEAIEILTNGPCLLPMVIPAPPITEEDYYHFILERAELEKQIAQLPSVDVYDSGKKSPERIPEKWSGQEAMLRFYSDDMPSINMLNIRIEIKTGNSRWMAKIPGYDIIPRVVEQAEREGVDLTGFKESMEVTLAASQGADTMAHVDHEGVATSIDMWMGLKIWMLSYDFSGKKLKDFAGNRRCPPLIALLLGERYKLYQPPSTVHAVHTCETSIAVCDMYLDSRTTPSTLEHILLETSNDAITNDDHHKDLVPVLDRILAFWMTDSKMKNTERCPDDKHLSGAKKNLMIIKQHIKGRIPKPRRRGNVTKGKKFTSRAQKDGSRRPGAANNKQT; encoded by the exons ATGGACGCTTATGTGGAATGGGTGAAGAAAGTCCTCGAAGAGGAAATCGAAAAGGTCGAGACAAAAATCTCGACATTAGATCCCGCAACAAGAGAGTTCAAAGACTCAACAGAGTCGTTGGCCTATCTACGGTCAGTCCAGCCCGGCAAGCCCATCACAAAAGATCAATACATGCGAAAAGAGTATGGGGAAAGCCTCGATGAGTTCATTTTTTGCTCTCTGGACGAGGCCATTGAAATCCTGACAAACGGGCCATGTTTACTACCTATGGTTATACCTGCCCCACCTATCACAGAAGAAGACTACTATCACTTCATCCTAGAACGGGCagagctcgagaagcagatTGCTCAATTGCCATCGGTTGATGTGTACGACTCAGGAAAAAAGTCACCTGAAAGGATTCCAGAGAAGTGGTCTGGTCAAGAGGCAATGTTGAGATTCTACAGTGACGATATGCCGTCCATCAACATGCTCAACATTCGGATTGAAATTAAGACAGGCAACAGCAGATGGATGGCAAAGATTCCTGGCTATGATATAATACCGCGAGTTGTAGAGCAGGCTGAGAGAGAGGGTGTGGATTTAACGGGCTTCAAAGAATCAATGGAGGTAACTCTCGCAGCATCTCAGGGAGCTGACACTATGGCTCATGTTGACCATGAGGGTGTGGCTACCAGCATTGACATGTGGATGGGATTGAAGATCTGGATGTTATCGTATGACTTCTCTGGTAAGAAGTTGAAAGACTTTGCTGGCAATCGTCGATGCCCTCCTCTAATTGCTTTACTACTGGGCGAACGCTATAAACTATACCAGCCGCCGAGTACCGTTCACGCTGTTCACACCTGTGAGACTTCTATCGCGGTGTGTGATATGTATCTGGACTCACGGACGACGCCATCTACTTTGGAACACATACTGCTGGAGACCAGTAATGATGCAATTACAAATGACGACCATCATAAAGACTTAGTGCCAGTCCTAGATAGAATTTTGGCATTTTGGATGACAGATtcgaagatgaagaacaCCGAGCGGTGTCCAGATGACAAGCATTTGTCAGGAGCAAAGAAAAATTTGATG ATCATCAAACAACACATAAAGGGTCGTATACCCAAACCTCGTAGACGAGGGAATGTGACAAAGGGGAAGAAATTCACGAGCAGGGCGCAAAAAGATGGATCGAGAAGACCAGGAGCAGCGAACAACAAACAGACGTGA